From the genome of Streptomyces sp. NBC_01317, one region includes:
- a CDS encoding SCO5918 family protein codes for MRCVIARFPFELVKSEVQQSMKGIKPEPITGESVVIGRRVFPVKQVGEVITRQDRRDFTSFEVTRALTRLGFTCNPVAPEPVAAPAPVLSPLESASAMLGTPVQN; via the coding sequence ATGCGCTGCGTCATCGCCCGCTTCCCCTTCGAGCTGGTCAAGAGCGAGGTGCAGCAGTCGATGAAGGGCATCAAGCCCGAGCCCATCACGGGTGAGTCCGTGGTCATCGGCCGCCGGGTCTTCCCCGTGAAGCAGGTGGGTGAGGTGATCACCCGCCAGGACCGCCGCGACTTCACGTCCTTCGAGGTCACCAGGGCGCTGACGCGTCTCGGTTTCACCTGCAACCCGGTGGCGCCCGAGCCCGTGGCCGCCCCGGCGCCGGTGCTCTCCCCGCTGGAGTCGGCGTCCGCCATGCTCGGGACTCCCGTACAGAATTGA
- a CDS encoding helix-turn-helix domain-containing protein translates to MTTTTGAGTESAEAVRTTGTGSGTVALRQELGGFLRAHRDRLTPAEVGLPATARRRTPGLRREEVAALSGVSVAWYTWLEQGRVETSRQVISAVAGALRLDEAAHRHVLTLAGFVPAAATPEAGAADSADRSAHPLVRMLESWRDSPALLLDDTLTVTASNTACATLWPDFAPSAQHEGNLLLLLVGDAACQRALPAWESVAMDLYRHLRTRADTRPHDGRFRALTDRLRAARPDLAPWWDCRSVGPFTSRAVELVQGDGTRPRYGMSLLFPADAPDAAVLVLTPAGP, encoded by the coding sequence ATGACCACGACGACCGGAGCGGGCACGGAGAGCGCGGAAGCCGTCCGTACGACCGGTACGGGGAGCGGCACGGTCGCGCTCCGGCAGGAGCTGGGCGGATTCCTGCGGGCCCACCGGGACCGGCTGACCCCGGCGGAGGTCGGCCTGCCCGCCACCGCCCGGCGCCGTACGCCGGGACTGCGCCGGGAGGAGGTCGCCGCGCTCTCCGGCGTCTCTGTCGCCTGGTACACCTGGCTGGAACAGGGCCGCGTCGAGACCTCCCGGCAGGTGATCTCGGCGGTCGCCGGCGCCCTGCGGCTCGACGAGGCGGCCCACCGTCACGTCCTGACCCTGGCGGGATTCGTCCCGGCCGCCGCCACCCCCGAAGCCGGCGCGGCGGATTCCGCCGACCGGTCCGCGCACCCCCTCGTCAGGATGCTGGAGAGCTGGCGGGACAGTCCGGCCCTCCTGCTCGACGACACACTGACCGTCACCGCGTCGAACACGGCGTGCGCCACGCTGTGGCCCGATTTCGCCCCGTCCGCGCAACACGAGGGCAACCTGCTGCTCCTGCTCGTCGGCGACGCCGCGTGCCAACGGGCGCTGCCCGCCTGGGAGTCGGTGGCCATGGACCTCTACCGCCACCTCCGTACCCGCGCCGACACCCGCCCGCACGACGGCCGGTTCCGTGCGCTGACCGACCGCCTGCGCGCGGCCCGCCCGGACCTGGCCCCCTGGTGGGACTGCCGGTCGGTGGGCCCGTTCACGTCCCGTGCGGTCGAACTCGTCCAGGGCGACGGGACCCGCCCGCGCTACGGGATGTCGCTGCTGTTCCCGGCGGACGCGCCGGACGCGGCCGTGCTGGTCCTGACCCCGGCCGGGCCGTGA
- a CDS encoding VOC family protein: MTENTYLPRLWRRTNNSSGLTAPRVFVRVYTGPGTLESVTAFYERLLGTERDMWFTFPEKRLALATVGAFLLVEGTAETLEPFRATDGTLLVDSAHAYLERLTAEGAEILDPLSKVPTGSGFTARHPDGTVVEYVEHRPDADGN, from the coding sequence ATGACCGAGAACACGTACCTCCCGCGCCTGTGGCGCCGTACCAACAACTCCTCCGGGCTCACCGCTCCCCGCGTCTTCGTCCGGGTGTACACCGGGCCGGGAACACTGGAGTCCGTCACCGCCTTCTACGAAAGGCTTCTCGGTACCGAACGGGACATGTGGTTCACGTTTCCGGAGAAGCGGCTCGCGCTCGCCACGGTCGGTGCCTTTCTCCTCGTCGAGGGGACGGCCGAGACGCTGGAGCCTTTCCGCGCGACCGACGGCACCCTGCTGGTCGACTCGGCGCACGCCTATCTGGAGCGGCTGACGGCGGAGGGGGCCGAGATCCTCGACCCGCTGTCGAAGGTGCCGACCGGATCCGGCTTCACCGCCCGCCACCCCGACGGCACGGTCGTCGAGTACGTGGAGCACCGGCCGGACGCGGACGGGAACTAG
- a CDS encoding ROK family transcriptional regulator, with protein sequence MRSTPRTEAVPAPTPAASLVFTTVLSHGPLTRIEIARRTTLSSAAVTKAVRPLMEAGYLVEGVDEEARPSLGRPANLVRVDGGRALFIGVKVTGDEIIAVLTDLCCRIRVARHLPLTDREPGAVLAAIAGLVQELLTEADGFGVEVRGLGLAVSGDVDRTAGVVRYSPFLDWRDVPLAELAGTVTGLPVTVDNDVRALTVAEQWFGAGVGLSDFALVTVGAGIGCGLVVHGRVVSGAHGVAGEIGHLSIDPLGPPCHCGNTGCVEAIAGDSAIVRRVREVTGLPVTDSARALELAHRGDPGAKEAYARAGEAIGRAIGAVVNVLGPQRVIISGEGLAAYDLFAEQIRDAFAASAFGTAAQCDVMTRPLPFEEWARGAAATAIQSFIGTDTY encoded by the coding sequence ATGCGCTCGACCCCTCGTACCGAGGCGGTTCCGGCACCGACGCCGGCCGCTTCCCTGGTCTTCACGACCGTGCTGTCCCACGGCCCGCTCACGCGGATCGAGATAGCCCGGCGCACCACGCTCTCCTCAGCCGCCGTGACCAAGGCGGTCCGTCCGCTCATGGAGGCCGGCTACCTGGTCGAAGGGGTGGACGAGGAGGCACGCCCGTCGCTCGGACGCCCCGCCAACCTGGTGCGGGTCGACGGCGGACGGGCCCTGTTCATCGGCGTCAAGGTGACGGGCGACGAGATCATCGCCGTCCTCACCGACCTGTGCTGCCGCATCCGGGTCGCCCGGCACCTCCCCCTCACCGACCGCGAACCGGGCGCCGTGCTCGCCGCCATCGCCGGACTCGTCCAGGAACTCCTCACGGAGGCCGACGGGTTCGGCGTCGAGGTGCGCGGGCTCGGGCTCGCCGTCTCCGGCGACGTGGACCGTACGGCCGGAGTCGTGCGCTACTCGCCCTTCCTGGACTGGCGCGACGTCCCCCTCGCCGAGCTGGCGGGAACCGTGACGGGGCTGCCGGTCACGGTCGACAACGACGTCCGCGCGCTGACCGTCGCCGAGCAGTGGTTCGGCGCGGGCGTCGGTCTCTCCGACTTCGCGCTCGTGACCGTCGGCGCCGGCATCGGCTGCGGGCTGGTGGTGCACGGCCGAGTCGTCTCGGGCGCCCACGGGGTGGCCGGTGAGATCGGCCATCTGTCCATCGACCCGCTGGGGCCGCCGTGCCACTGCGGCAACACCGGCTGTGTGGAGGCGATCGCGGGGGACTCGGCCATCGTCCGCCGCGTCCGGGAGGTGACCGGTCTGCCGGTCACCGACTCCGCGCGGGCCCTGGAGCTGGCGCACCGGGGCGACCCGGGCGCCAAGGAGGCCTACGCGCGGGCCGGGGAGGCGATCGGCCGGGCCATCGGCGCCGTCGTCAACGTCCTGGGCCCCCAACGAGTGATCATCTCCGGCGAGGGCCTGGCGGCGTACGACCTGTTCGCCGAGCAGATCCGTGACGCGTTCGCCGCGTCCGCCTTCGGAACCGCCGCGCAGTGTGACGTGATGACACGTCCGCTGCCCTTCGAGGAGTGGGCGCGGGGCGCCGCGGCCACCGCCATCCAGTCCTTCATCGGAACAGACACGTACTAG
- a CDS encoding alpha-galactosidase, which translates to MPVISFAPHTGVWLLSTPRTSYALRIDETGAPCHLGWGPRLTLEEAQELAAPPASPASSFEGRSPVGEELPVDGGARYGAPSLQVRFADGTRAFEWRPTGHRVDESAPGSAELVLEFADTHYGLDVDLHYRVHGDSDVIERWTVLRNTGDTPVTLPRADSAAWTLPAREDYRFSHVTGQWSAESRLRREPVPYGETTLTSRRGITSHHANPWVMLDAGDATEDRGEVWSTALAWSGSWRVTVQRTPDGRACFTGGAGQDGTALPLGPGEEFTTPRLAGLYSDGGFGAASRAWHAYTLAHVLPHPGEVRPVLYNSWEATGFDVDEAGQKALAARAAALGVELYVMDDGWFGARRDAEAGLGDWTPSPDRFPGGLSPLVEEVHRLGMRFGLWVEPEMVNPDSDLYRRHPDWVLHFPHRTRTELRSQLVLNLARRDVADWAYGWLTRLVGEHSVDFLKWDMNRAFSEAGWPDRADGADHLGTAYVQNLYALLDRLRADHPGLRIESCSGGGGRVDLGILSRTDQAWASDNTDAWDRLSVQHGYGQIYPARTMAAWVTDVPNQLTARSVPLRFRFHVAMAGALGIGGDLTRWSEEELAEAAELVADYKRVRPLVQHGVPHRPRGPVDDGPSAVQYTSADRSEALLLVWQRGPRHGSPRTPLRLAGLDPDARYRDARTGSVHSARVLTGYGILPELPEGDWASTAVHLVRVS; encoded by the coding sequence ATGCCTGTGATCTCCTTCGCCCCTCACACCGGGGTCTGGCTGCTCTCCACTCCGCGCACGTCGTACGCGCTGCGGATCGACGAGACGGGCGCGCCCTGCCACCTCGGATGGGGACCCCGGCTGACCCTCGAAGAGGCACAGGAGCTTGCCGCTCCCCCGGCGTCGCCGGCCAGCAGTTTCGAGGGGCGCTCGCCCGTCGGGGAGGAACTGCCCGTGGACGGAGGGGCCCGGTACGGCGCCCCCTCCCTCCAGGTGCGGTTCGCCGACGGCACCCGCGCCTTCGAGTGGCGGCCCACCGGCCACCGGGTCGACGAGTCCGCCCCCGGATCGGCCGAACTGGTCCTGGAGTTCGCCGATACGCACTACGGCCTGGACGTCGACCTCCACTACCGCGTCCACGGCGACAGCGACGTGATCGAGCGCTGGACCGTCCTGCGCAACACCGGCGACACCCCCGTGACGCTGCCGCGCGCGGACTCCGCCGCGTGGACGCTGCCGGCCAGGGAGGACTACCGGTTCAGCCATGTCACGGGACAGTGGTCGGCGGAGAGCCGGCTGCGCCGGGAGCCGGTGCCGTACGGCGAGACGACCCTCACCAGCCGGCGGGGCATCACCAGCCATCACGCGAACCCCTGGGTGATGCTGGACGCCGGAGACGCGACCGAGGACCGTGGCGAGGTGTGGAGCACCGCCCTGGCCTGGAGCGGCAGTTGGCGCGTCACGGTGCAGCGCACCCCCGACGGCCGCGCCTGTTTCACCGGCGGCGCGGGCCAGGACGGTACGGCGCTGCCGCTCGGCCCCGGCGAGGAGTTCACCACCCCCCGCCTCGCGGGCCTGTACAGCGACGGCGGTTTCGGCGCGGCGAGCCGCGCCTGGCACGCGTACACCCTCGCCCATGTGCTGCCCCACCCCGGCGAGGTACGGCCCGTGTTGTACAACTCGTGGGAGGCGACGGGCTTCGACGTGGACGAGGCCGGCCAGAAGGCGCTGGCCGCGCGGGCCGCGGCGCTCGGGGTGGAGCTGTACGTCATGGACGACGGCTGGTTCGGCGCCCGCCGCGACGCGGAGGCGGGGCTCGGTGACTGGACCCCGTCCCCGGACCGCTTCCCCGGCGGACTGTCGCCGCTGGTCGAGGAGGTGCACCGGCTCGGGATGCGCTTCGGCCTGTGGGTGGAGCCCGAGATGGTCAACCCGGACAGCGACCTGTACCGCCGGCACCCGGACTGGGTGCTGCACTTCCCGCACCGTACCCGCACCGAACTGCGCAGCCAGCTGGTCCTCAACCTCGCCCGCCGCGACGTCGCCGACTGGGCGTACGGCTGGCTGACCCGGCTGGTCGGCGAGCACTCCGTCGACTTCCTCAAGTGGGACATGAACCGCGCGTTCAGCGAGGCCGGCTGGCCCGACCGGGCCGACGGCGCCGATCACCTGGGGACGGCCTACGTACAGAACCTGTACGCCCTCCTCGACCGGCTGCGCGCCGACCATCCCGGACTGCGGATCGAGTCGTGCAGCGGCGGCGGCGGCCGGGTGGACCTGGGCATCCTGTCCCGCACCGACCAGGCCTGGGCGTCGGACAACACCGACGCCTGGGACCGGCTGTCCGTCCAGCACGGATACGGGCAGATCTACCCGGCGCGCACGATGGCCGCCTGGGTGACGGACGTACCGAACCAGCTCACCGCGCGCTCCGTGCCGCTGCGGTTCCGCTTCCACGTCGCGATGGCCGGGGCCCTGGGCATCGGCGGCGACCTGACCCGGTGGTCCGAGGAGGAGCTGGCCGAGGCCGCGGAGCTGGTCGCCGACTACAAACGCGTCCGCCCGCTCGTCCAGCACGGTGTCCCGCACCGGCCGCGCGGACCCGTCGACGACGGTCCGTCGGCGGTGCAGTACACCAGCGCGGACCGGAGCGAGGCGCTGCTGCTGGTCTGGCAGCGGGGTCCGCGCCACGGCAGCCCGCGCACGCCGCTCCGGCTGGCGGGGCTCGACCCCGACGCCCGCTACCGCGACGCGCGGACCGGCTCGGTCCACTCCGCGCGTGTGCTGACCGGCTACGGGATCCTGCCGGAGCTGCCCGAGGGCGACTGGGCCAGTACGGCGGTGCACCTGGTCCGGGTGTCCTGA
- a CDS encoding Fpg/Nei family DNA glycosylase, with product MPEGDTVYQAARRLHGALAGHRLVRSDLRVPSLATADLTGRTVLDVTPRGKHLLTRVEGGWTLHSHLRMDGAWKVYEPGAPWRGGPGHEIRAVLATADRTAVGYRLPVLELLRTGEEDRVVGHLGPDLLGPDWDADEALRRLLADPDRPIGSALLDQRNLAGIGNVFMAELCFLARVTPWTRVGDCAAIERLVPAAKRLLEANRESVDRTTTSAAVRARSRHRLYVYGRAGRSCLVCGTPVRVASETHGRIGRERPAYWCPRCQHGPVAP from the coding sequence ATGCCAGAAGGAGACACGGTGTACCAGGCCGCCCGGCGCCTGCACGGCGCGCTGGCCGGGCACCGGCTCGTACGGTCCGACCTGCGCGTGCCGTCGCTCGCCACGGCCGACCTCACCGGCCGTACCGTCCTTGACGTCACACCGCGCGGCAAGCACCTGCTCACGCGTGTCGAGGGCGGCTGGACCCTGCACTCGCACCTGCGCATGGACGGGGCGTGGAAGGTGTACGAGCCCGGCGCCCCGTGGCGCGGCGGCCCCGGCCACGAGATCCGGGCCGTCCTCGCCACCGCCGACCGCACCGCCGTCGGCTACCGGCTTCCCGTCCTGGAACTGCTCAGGACCGGTGAGGAGGACCGGGTGGTGGGACATCTCGGCCCCGACCTCCTCGGCCCCGACTGGGACGCGGACGAGGCGCTGCGCCGCCTGCTGGCCGACCCGGACCGGCCCATCGGCTCGGCGCTCCTGGACCAGCGCAACCTCGCCGGCATCGGCAACGTCTTCATGGCCGAATTGTGCTTCCTCGCCCGGGTCACCCCGTGGACCCGCGTCGGCGACTGCGCCGCGATCGAGCGTCTCGTCCCGGCCGCGAAGCGCCTGCTGGAGGCCAACCGCGAGAGCGTCGACCGGACCACGACCAGCGCCGCCGTCCGGGCCCGCTCCCGCCACCGCCTGTACGTGTACGGCCGCGCGGGCCGGTCCTGCCTGGTCTGCGGTACGCCCGTACGCGTCGCGTCCGAGACCCACGGCCGGATCGGGCGCGAGCGCCCCGCCTACTGGTGCCCGCGCTGCCAGCACGGCCCGGTCGCGCCCTGA
- a CDS encoding sulfite oxidase-like oxidoreductase, translated as MAVISRGFHGRRPTEEKLPPGQYVVHDFPVLSAGPTPVVAKEDWQFTLTTVAGDTRHWSWQDLTALPAERPTVDIHCVTKWSKFRTEWEGVSLDTLLDGVDLDGDYAMVQSYGGYTTDLPLEDLLDGQAWIAYRYDHDDLPAEHGGPARLLVPHLYFWKSAKWVNGIRLMDSDEPGFWEGLGYHEYGDPWREQRYQGD; from the coding sequence GTGGCTGTCATCTCTCGCGGTTTCCACGGCCGGCGCCCGACGGAGGAGAAGCTGCCCCCGGGCCAGTACGTGGTGCACGACTTCCCGGTGCTGTCGGCCGGTCCCACGCCGGTGGTCGCGAAGGAGGACTGGCAGTTCACCCTGACCACGGTGGCCGGGGACACCCGTCACTGGTCGTGGCAGGACCTGACCGCGCTGCCCGCCGAGCGGCCCACGGTCGACATCCACTGTGTGACGAAGTGGTCCAAGTTCCGTACGGAGTGGGAAGGGGTGTCCCTGGACACCCTGCTCGACGGTGTGGATCTCGACGGTGACTACGCCATGGTCCAGAGCTACGGCGGGTACACCACCGACCTGCCGCTGGAGGATCTGCTCGACGGGCAGGCGTGGATCGCGTACCGCTACGACCACGACGACCTCCCCGCCGAACACGGCGGTCCCGCACGGCTGTTGGTGCCGCACCTGTACTTCTGGAAGTCGGCGAAGTGGGTGAACGGCATCCGGTTGATGGACTCGGACGAGCCGGGCTTCTGGGAAGGCCTCGGCTACCACGAATACGGTGACCCGTGGCGCGAGCAGCGGTATCAGGGCGACTGA
- a CDS encoding ferredoxin reductase, which translates to MARAAVSGRLTGRLRWQTATVEDVRDETGTARTLVLRAPDWRGHAAGQHVDVRLTAEDGYSTQRSYSLASAPGGDRIELTVQRIGDGEVSPYLVDVLEAGDQLELRGPVGGWFVWDPADPSPVLLMAGGSGVVPLMSMIRTRRNVGSRVLFRLLYSVRTPEERYYARELGPGGAQGGLDITHLYTRSAPEGPRRPPGRLTEDDVAAYGWPAEFAPMCFVCGPTGFVERAAEILVAQGHDPQRIRTERFGPVGG; encoded by the coding sequence GTGGCGCGAGCAGCGGTATCAGGGCGACTGACCGGCCGGCTGCGCTGGCAGACGGCGACGGTCGAGGACGTCCGCGACGAGACGGGGACCGCGCGCACGCTGGTGCTGCGGGCACCCGACTGGCGGGGCCACGCGGCCGGTCAGCACGTGGACGTACGGCTGACGGCGGAGGACGGCTACAGCACCCAGCGCAGCTACTCACTCGCGTCCGCGCCCGGCGGCGACCGGATCGAGCTGACCGTGCAGCGGATCGGCGACGGCGAGGTCTCGCCCTACCTGGTCGACGTGCTGGAGGCCGGTGACCAGCTGGAACTGCGCGGCCCGGTCGGCGGGTGGTTCGTCTGGGACCCGGCCGATCCCTCCCCCGTGCTGCTGATGGCCGGGGGCTCCGGGGTGGTCCCGCTGATGTCCATGATCCGTACCCGGAGGAACGTCGGGAGCCGGGTCCTCTTCCGGTTGCTCTACTCGGTCCGCACGCCCGAGGAACGCTACTACGCACGGGAGCTGGGCCCGGGAGGTGCCCAGGGCGGGCTGGACATCACCCATCTGTACACCCGGTCGGCGCCGGAGGGCCCGCGCCGGCCGCCGGGCCGGCTCACCGAGGACGACGTGGCGGCCTACGGCTGGCCCGCGGAGTTCGCACCGATGTGTTTTGTGTGCGGCCCGACCGGGTTCGTGGAGCGGGCGGCCGAGATCCTCGTGGCGCAGGGCCACGATCCGCAACGGATAAGGACCGAGCGTTTTGGTCCGGTCGGAGGTTGA
- a CDS encoding DUF6510 family protein: MRPTQAAGTTTGEAFQDGNVLAGPFREFFTTDLTTATGTCAACGRAGPLAELRVYTHAPGMVARCPECDAVVMRMVRGPEAAWLDMRGTTALRIPLPGE, from the coding sequence ATGCGTCCCACCCAGGCGGCCGGTACGACGACCGGCGAGGCGTTCCAGGACGGCAACGTGCTGGCGGGCCCCTTCCGCGAGTTCTTCACGACCGACCTGACCACGGCGACCGGGACGTGCGCCGCCTGCGGGCGGGCGGGTCCGCTGGCGGAGCTGCGGGTCTACACCCACGCCCCGGGCATGGTCGCCCGGTGTCCGGAGTGCGACGCGGTGGTCATGCGGATGGTCCGGGGGCCGGAAGCGGCCTGGCTGGACATGCGCGGGACCACCGCGCTCAGGATCCCGCTCCCCGGGGAGTGA
- the ykgO gene encoding type B 50S ribosomal protein L36 — MKVRQSLHALKAKPGAQVVRRRGRVFVINKKEPRFKARQG, encoded by the coding sequence ATGAAAGTCCGCCAGTCACTGCACGCGCTGAAGGCCAAGCCGGGCGCCCAGGTGGTCCGCCGCCGGGGCCGTGTCTTCGTGATCAACAAGAAGGAACCGCGGTTCAAGGCCCGCCAGGGCTGA